A stretch of the Chelonoidis abingdonii isolate Lonesome George chromosome 11, CheloAbing_2.0, whole genome shotgun sequence genome encodes the following:
- the LOC116832363 gene encoding D site-binding protein gives MGPMGGAWISPSQAAWCLADPWQQRGPAGCKPASNPLLAPQLPEGWRCPTAAPCLIPAELLSRVTAGPVTPASRNTPSPVDPEAVEVLMNFDPDPADLALSSIPGHETFDPRKHRFSDEELKPQPIMKKARKIQVPDEQKDEKYWNRRYKNNEAAKRSRDARRLKENQITVRAAFLEKENAVLRQEVASIRQELSRYRTILTKYESQHGAL, from the exons ATGGGGCCCATGGGGGGTGCCTGGATCTCACCCAGCCAGGCTGCCTGGTGCCTGGCTGATCCCTGGCAGCAGCGAGGTCCCGCTGGCTGTAAACCCGCCTCTAATCCCctcctggctccacagctccccgAAGGCTGGCGGTGCCCCACAGCTGCCCCATGCCTGATCCCTGCAGAGCTGCTAAGCAGGGTCACAGCAG gTCCGGTGACCCCCGCCTCCCGGAACACGCCCAGCCCGGTGGACCCCGAGGCAGTGGAGGTGCTGATGAACTTTGACCCTGACCCCGCGGACCTGGCGCTATCCAGCATCCCGGGTCACGAGACCTTTGACCCCCGGAAGCACCGGTTCTCGGACGAGGAGCTCAAACCGCAGCCGATCATGAAAAAGGCACGGAAAATCCAAGTGCCGGACGAGCAGAAG GATGAGAAGTACTGGAACCGGCGCTACAAGAACAACGAGGCGGCCAAGCGGTCGCGGGACGCCCGGCGGCTCAAGGAGAACCAGATCACGGTGCGGGCCGCCTTCCTGGAGAAGGAGAACGCCGTCCTGCGGCAGGAGGTGGCCAGCATCCGCCAGGAGCTCTCCCGCTACCGCACCATCCTCACCAAGTACGAATCTCAGCACGGCGCCTTGTAG